A region from the Palaemon carinicauda isolate YSFRI2023 chromosome 16, ASM3689809v2, whole genome shotgun sequence genome encodes:
- the LOC137655574 gene encoding nuclear speckle splicing regulatory protein 1-like has product MKVIQKEEEMKVIQKRYRGRNEGNPKRRRNEEMRGRNEDNPKEMRGRNEDNPKEMRGRNEDNPKEMRGRNEDNPKEMRGRNEDNPKEMRGRNEDNPKEKKRKK; this is encoded by the exons ATGAAGGTAatccaaaaagaagaagaaatgaaggtAATCCAAAAGAGATACAGAGGAAGAAATGAAGGTAatccaaaaagaagaagaaatgaag AGATGAGAGGAAGAAATGAAGATAATCCAAAAGAGATGAGAGGAAGAAATGAAGATAATCCAAAAGAGATGAGAGGAAGAAATGAAGATAATCCAAAAGAGATGAGAGGAAGAAATGAAGATAATCCAAAAGAGATGAGAGGAAGAAATGAAGATAATCCAAAAGAGATGAGAGGAAGAAATGAAGATAATccaaaagagaaaaagaggaagaaatga
- the LOC137655575 gene encoding junctional sarcoplasmic reticulum protein 1-like: MRGRNEGNLKEMRGRNEGKPKEIRGRNESNPKEIRGRNESNPKEIRGRNESNPKEIRGRNEKIRGRNESNPKEIRGRNEDDPKEIRGRNEDDPKEIRGRNEDDPQEIRGRNGGNPKEIRGRNGGNPKEIRRNWVNLKEMRRRI, encoded by the exons ATGAGAGGAAGAAATGAAGGTAATCTAAAAGAGATGAGAGGAAGAAATGAAGGTAAGCCAAAAGAGATAAGAGGAAGAAATGAAAGTAATCCAAAAGAGATAAGAGGAAGAAATGAAAGTAATCCAAAAGAGATAAGAGGAAGAAATGAAAGTAATCCAAAAGAGATAAGAGGAAGAAATGAAA AGATAAGAGGAAGAAATGAAAGTAATCCAAAAGAGATAAGAGGAAGAAATGAAGATGATCCAAAAGAGATAAGAGGAAGAAATGAAGATGATCCAAAAGAGATAAGAGGAAGAAATGAAGATGATCCACAAGAGATAAGAGGAAGAAATGGAGGTAATCCAAAAGAGATAAGAGGAAGAAATGGAGGTAATCCAAAAGAGATAAGAAGAAATTGGGTTAATCTAAAAGAGATGAGAAGAAGAATTTAA